The Romeriopsis navalis LEGE 11480 genome includes a window with the following:
- a CDS encoding 2Fe-2S iron-sulfur cluster-binding protein, with protein sequence MTQHHTVRIHNRQQGTQHELQVPNDRYILHCVENQGVDLPFSCRNGACTACAVRVVSGHLNQDEAMGLSPDLRRQGYALLCVSYAQSDLVVETQDEDEVYELQFGRHFGKGKVRAALPLEDD encoded by the coding sequence ATGACCCAGCACCACACCGTTCGGATTCATAATCGCCAGCAGGGTACCCAGCATGAGCTTCAGGTTCCGAACGATCGCTACATTCTGCATTGTGTCGAAAATCAAGGTGTGGATTTACCCTTTTCCTGCCGGAATGGGGCTTGTACTGCCTGTGCCGTGCGGGTGGTATCGGGCCATTTGAATCAGGATGAAGCGATGGGGCTATCGCCGGATTTACGTCGTCAGGGCTACGCACTGCTTTGTGTCAGCTATGCCCAGTCGGATTTAGTGGTCGAAACCCAGGATGAAGACGAAGTCTACGAACTCCAATTTGGGCGACATTTTGGTAAAGGTAAAGTGCGGGCGGCGCTACCGCTAGAAGATGATTAG